TGTAGTTTCTTGTCCTTCGATTTCTGCAACTAtctattgttttttcttttacttcattaatcatattattttgttgcAGTTGTTGTTCATAAAGCTTTATTATGCTTTCActtctgtttcttctttttcttgactGTTTTTCCTTGAAACGGACCCTCTACCTCTGCGataggggtaaggtctgtgtACACTCTACCATCCCCAGATTCCAATATGTGGGACTACactggtatgttgttgttgtagtgaAATACTCATCTTTATTGTCTAGGCTAATAACTTGGATAACATAAATAACCTAAAAAgatctcttttttttgtttgtttttggtTGACAGATTGTTTCGAATTCTCAAAACCTTCTAAGTATATTCTCCAGCTTTTCACAGTACTAGCTCTAGATAAAAGAAACAACATatcaaccaaaagaaaaaaattaactttagcTGTAAATCAGGAGCCCTAGGTTATCACAGTATCCTACTTCATGAATACCAAAAATGGACTATCTTGAAACCGAAGAACCAACACTTCATAGTTGATACACCGGTCCTCACATGATAAAGGCAAAAGGATCCTGAGTAAAAACTGTAAAGTAAAACATAACGTTGAAACAAAGCAACCTTCATTGAAAAAAGAACGACACAGCgtataatatgaatttaaacaaaaatctCCTCTCTAACTTGGAATTTTTAGCAATGTGCATCCTACCTGCACTTGCACAGTGCTCACATTGTTGATTAAACATATGAAGATCTTCAAATGCTATTTTTaatagtaacaaaaaaaaaatcattatattcCTCCGAACTCCTGTTAGCAGTCATATCAAAGAACACATTGTCAGGTCTAAACTCATCTCAAATGGCACTCTATCTTAAGTCTACCTCGAACAAGTTCACTGCATATACTCCTAATCCATACAAtcttaatcataaaaaaatgaacttcAGTGAAAAATAGGAAAATCAAGAGGCCAACACCAGTAAGAACTTATACTCCAGACCTTGTAAAACCATCGAACACATCTCCAAATCCGAGTCATTAGTGTTACAAGTGTATAACAATTTAGCCAATTCTGcctcctttttttctctctctcacatTTGGTAACTTAATGAATCAGTGAATTAGGTCAACCATAGCATTGGAAATTCGTAAACAAATGCAAATTAGGGATCTTTAGTTCAAAATTTGCAGCACATTGATAGAACATAAGCATGTAACATCAACGAGAGATAACGAAAAACACGAATTTAACCATCCACAAATCGAAATTCCTAAGAGGATGATAGAAAATGATGCTAGGGgaatttaaaaacttaaaaagaCAAACTTTATTCAACACAAACATaagaaaagataataattttacCAGCAACTCTTTTAGATAACATCTCCCACCAATCAGCAGAACCATTCTCTGAAGACCCAGAAGCTAAAGAATCCTTTTCAACTTTCTTCTCTAccttcctcttctttttatgCCCTCTAACAGGACCCATCACTCAATTGAATCAAAACCCACAAATCCCACTTGCTTCAAATAACCAAAATCACAACAACTCCATTGAAATTCAAACATCACACAAACCCCATTTCTTGAAAcaaaaccaaaaacaaaaagatcataatcataatcatattcaagatataaaaaaaacatgcaaagcTACATATGCAATAAAAATTTCACTCACCCCATTTTTTGATGCCATTGCTATGTGCTTTTGTTGAGTGGTATCCTTGGAATGTTTCAAAGCATGCAAAGTGCATAAGAAAGTGTTGGGTTTGCATAAATAAAAAGAGTATATAtagaacaagaaaagaaaagagaaattaatGTAACAACAATAGAGAGAGTATTTGGTTTAGTTATTTCCTTAAAAAGACAATGTGACAGACATGAAATCGGTGGAAACTGTATTTACAATGGTCAATACTCATAGATTTCAGAGAGCAAAAAAACTTTAGCGTAAATTGGATTCGAAGGAGAAAATAAAGGTTTTAGTCAAGTTGTCGATATTTACCGATTTTACAATTCTTTACTACATCCATAATCTAGATTAAGGGGtaattttgacaaaaatgatattatagattttatttCGTATAACacataaacttattttttaatttaatatcacTAGATATCTATGTCCTCTAACTATATTTGAGTAAGaagtatataataaaattatcattaagTTGAAAAGTAGACACGTGTTCTACTTATAACAGATTTTCTATGAATGACGTGTGCATCTCATGTGTAGAATGTGCGTGTTTACTTGTTCAATTCATTACAGTCTAAATATTTACTTGTGTACACAAAGTCGAATGATGGTTGAGGTGAAgttaaataatatgtttttgtattgtatcttttaatttttttttatttttctttttgttgaaatgtaaatgaataaaaatatttatattattttatatgtattaaaatcAGAGTCAATTAGAGGTGTAAATCACCATTAATATTAACGTATTTGGTATCTTCAAACGCTTGagaatttctttatttaatttctttttttcttcttgttgatcAATATTTTACACGTGTTCAAATACTAATATCACAAATCAATAAAACGCTTTTATATGATTGACTTGGGAAAAGAAGAATTTGTTTGTGATGAGGGAATATGGGATGCTAAAATAAGCTTTAGATTGTAAAATGTGAAGATTCACTTAATTTAAATGATTTGTAAGtattgaaaaaattgatttttaaagagTGTTAAGTTAAGAGGCATATTTGAGATTGTATATTAATAGTTGTATATAAAagtattttgtatataaattgatgactctttttttttaaaataataaaaaaggacAAACACGTGTCATTAAAAGactttactaaaataaaaaaatgcactataaaaaacagagaaaaataGAATTGGCAATTGATAAAATCTTAATACAAATCATTAGACAATAATTAAAATCAACGGTTATCCATAATTCCTCATCTGAGATTTGTTGTAAAGAGAATCAAGTTAACTCTAAAATAGGAATATTTTGAGCATCTATTAATTATAAACCACTATTATAATAGAAAGATTTGTATACTTAAAAGAATCTCtcaaactaaatatatttttctaaaaaaacatttttagtgGATTTATGGCTAGAATTGACGGTGAACTAATTTGTTTTGGGTAAAACATATTAGTAATATGACAATATCCTAATTGTATCTACACATATAACCTGCTACTAGACAAAGAATTGTAATATAATTGGCTCGGAGAAAAAAGAACTTAACCAAGATAAAGGCacatattaaatatgaaataaataaacgttttaacttaaaatagtaaaatgaaACACTTCATATTAATCAAACAATTTTAgagtattataattttttttttgcatttacaATATATTAGGCCAAGAGGTATATTTGAGATCGTATATTATTTTCACCAAATAATATTCGAAAAAATCCCTTTTAACTGGTGGCTCAGCCACTGGCTAATTGGTTGTATATATGTGACTTGCCttgttatattataaaaaagaaattgtgatATTGATCAACCTTAGATTCCCCGCTATCGGATCTATTCATCCACGAAAAGTGATAAAGTTCCATACTAGTCAATTCAACATTGAAAATAGggttcaactttttttttcgcAAATGTCTAATTCTCAGCTAGGAAAATGGACATATATTTTTGAACTAtcgtaaataatatataaatattttcggTTATACTTTTGAGATATTGGTGCTCCTGTCATTCATAAACTAGAGCATGTATGCCCTTCACTTTAACGGAAGACTAAATAGGAACACGTGGCGCAATTTTATTCGTCGATAAATGTCAAATAAGTGGATAACACGTGTATTTCTGTTACTATAAAGGGTATATACGCTTTAATTTTTGAACGGCAGGGGCACCAATGTTCCAAAAGTATGACAGAGGGTAtttgcataccatttacgataattcgatgatatatttgtttttttttccttctcgaTTAAGGCTCGAATAATTTGAACTCATTTAGAATAATATCACTTTAAggaaataaaattttctctaTAAAGATAACCTCATTTTCAGGCTCGAATCAGAGATATTTAGAATATATATCATTTCACCAAATATACAAAATTGTGATAAGacataaaaacacatttaaattataataaattgtgattatatttaaattttacgcTCGCCCCAAACTTTTTTATTAGTATAGTTACCCTCACATGACCttactttttcatattaaatatttttggaaaatttatacCATGTGAATATACGTGGTCTGGTATcttaatgttttatttcattttacctTTCTAGACTCAAATTAACTGGAAATCATCATCTTTCTTGAAGTCTCAACATTTTATGAGCGATTGAATTGGCACGTTATTATTTGTAGTATATACTTTAATATAatctagttttttttaatcctttttttagttaaaatattatttgcatctaacataaataaaataaaacggaCGAACttattgtatttgttttaatattttccatACAAAATGTTTAGGCTTAACTTTATTCCTTATGCTAAATCATTGATTAGCTAGTTTAAAGAAATGttggaaatgaaagaaaaaaaaaggtaaataatACTAAACAAATAAGTCTGAGGTAAataatatagggaaaaaatattcGAACACGATAGAACTCtcgtataattaattttaaatataaataattaataattgtaCGATAATTCAAATGTGCTTATACGCTTTATCCATATCAACTATAGTGGTTGCACATGTTACTTCGTAAATCCATACTCtagaataaagaaaaagaataccgaaactttttataaattctttatatatattatatattatatatatcgtaaaaaaaattaactatattTTTACACGTCGTTTGAGTTTAAAATAATGGATGACAAAAGTAGGTCGAAGTTGCCATTATAAATTTATTGCTAAATGCTAAGAGAATTGAGAAGATGCTATACTATagtctattaaaaataaatatataaaaaaattgagaagatgCTATACTATAgtctatattaaaaataaatatataaaaaaattgagaagatgCTAGTATATTAGCTCTTATAATCAATCAATTTGCTAAATTTtagtaaatattaaatgaatttaCTAATTCAGTTGTAGAAGGACCAGTGAATATTATAGTATTGACATATTATAACCAACTAATTGcatattgttattaatttaagtggcagattaaaaaaaaaaagttttagcTTGGTCAATCTTTGGaaggttaaaatttaaaaagccTTTGttcttttaaagaaatatttatttggcGAATGGATGTTTTTTGACTAAAATTTTGGTGAAACTAAGTACTTTGAAGTAGtagttttattaaaataaattacctatatcaaatatttatatataccaAAGAATTGATAgtaactatttcttttttataatagtaactagtcttttatttttaaaatttatttgagctatttagaatgatttttttttgtcaaaaataatattttcataatgagcaaatataaatttaactgAATTTTAATATAGATAAAGACAAATATAGTCTTTCAGTTACAAATTTATTTGAACTCATAACATTTAATATCAAacattgaatttaaaaaaagttaacatTTCGCGTTTCCTTTTTAAGTTTATCTTCGATATAATTTTGTGGATAAAGTGGAGCAGTTGGTTGAGGAAAAGACAAGGGTTTCCTGTTCTTATGTGTAGTTCCAAGTGTAGTAtttcttcttaaaatttaaacctttaaaatttttttaaaataatcatgatgtttaaaattgacattttttgaTTTGTAATATTAGAGTGAAACAATGTTTCCTCCTAGTATCATGAGTGaaataatgtttaaatattttttattagatatcAAGAATAAAATGATGTTAAAGGATCATTTCACTTATTTTACCTTTTGACaagatatattttcttttatctcaTAATTAATAGTctaaaaatttgttatttgtcAATTTCATCCTACATACTTTTAGACATTAGGGTAGTAAAATTTCACGGGCCACACCTTATTTGGTTGCCTTATTTAACATgtgtctatttttaaaaaaaaaaaaattatttttacggCTACTTGATATCAGATAATTTTAGATGAAAttcttaattttgtataataataactttttaatttgaaatatgatattttgaagAAGTGGGTTTTAAActttaatcaagaaaatgaatcttggaaataatgacaaatcacaattattaaaattacGTATCTTTTCAACTTTGATCGCGTATATCTAGATCATTCTCCATCGAAATAAacttaaagagaaaaaaaaagtagtaaaaCGAGCACAAGTTAAAAAGAGGCCTAAAATAAGAGTTCATAGATTTCAGCCCTATCACTAGGCCCAATTCAGATATTGTCTATTCAAAATCCACAAAAATAGGGGGTTTATGTATATGGGCTGAAGCTTGTATTGTTGGATTTTTGCAAACTTTTACAACCTCTATATGAATATTAAGTTGAGAAATTTATAAGGCAtactttttgtaaattttattaatttaggaGCTAATTACatgttattttgtttatttttaaaattttcattcatgTCAGATTTCGGttctagatacatgtatttagcaTGTTCAGATATACGTTAAATATGTGAGGTtaaaattaggtgtaatttaTTCTAAATACATTGTATTCAAGCATATTTGCATGTATTTGAGATATACTAACTCTCTAGCTTGTCTTTCTTCTACCTCGCTCACGACTCAccttttttctctctcctctctcaccCTCTATCTCTCTATGTATCAATATTTCAAAATGTATTTGGGATGAATATATGTATCTAGTTCTTTCGTTCGCCTCCCTACTAAATTGCTTGTCTCTCTCTTCTCTCCTTAAATAACTATATTTCATATACGTCCAATAGCaaatatacatgtatttagATGGTGATTTGAAAtctaaaatgaaattattaattagttaaataataatatatatatatataattcaaattataaaGAGAATTAAGTAAATATTGTAGGCATATTTATGtagttaattgatttttttcaaatttgtattgtataattaatatattttaaactttatttctTGTGAAGTCAGAAAATGGGGAGAATCTTGTTGCATAGATATAAGACAATGTTGACAATTATTCAAAGGTCTTAAAGGTTGAGCTGTTAACTTTTTTATACaagtaataaaatattcaatttctCTTCTGAATTTCCACTTATTTACGAGTCATATTTGTCACCATTTACGagatttattctattttttttaaaaaaaaggagctAAAGGTCAACACAACTCTTTTTTTTCCAGATTAAACAACTCATAGGTCTTCTTCTAATCGATGCTGAGGCTATGTAGAAAagtagttttttcttttataacttCTAGATGGTAGAAAAGGTCAACATAATATCAAGAAATTTGACCAAGTcatatatataatgtttaagGCAAAATAAGGTCTCAGCTGCCAAATGTCTTTTCTTTGAGCTCATGTGtgtgtaaaaaaaatttccctTGGCATTACAAAAAAGTttgtgaaaagaaaataataagaataaagaaGTCGAGACAAATGCAAAATAGTAAAATAGGGAAACTCTCAAATAACACTAGGGTGGAATGATAAACCATATAACTCTCAACTACTTGACAAACGCTTTATTCTAAGATTATGTCGTCCGTAAATTGAAATTGTGTCATGTCCTGACTAATCACTTCACATTTCCAGATCATCTCAGTCTCGCTTTCCATATTTTGACGAATTAGCTAGTCATAATAgattatcaaaattatattaaacttcAAGTGATTTGGCAGATGAAATTTCTAGGTTAATTCCATTGTATTTACAACATACGATGGAGATTGTTTGGGTGAATAATGGTTCTGATCATCCTTAAACTAGTACTACATCTAGAGTTGGGGTGGAAGCACTAGCCTTTTGCTACCCTGTTGGGTACTGCTACTACTAGACAAGTGAATGCTGCTTCCTAATTCCTTTCTGCTGGATTGATTCTTTGGCCTTGTTGGAATGCATTTTGCTCTCACCCGTTCTATCTCCTTCTCCCTTATTTCCAATTTTGCACTCCTGCAAACCAAAAACAACCCCAgcatagtttaatttatttccaATACAAGTGGAGTCTATATATGATACGTTCGTAGTGCTTTTGATAAAGATAGCACAGTGGATACAAAACAAAATGCAGCAACGACTAGTAGTAATACCTAGAGAATACGGAGGTTCGTTTGATTTATGCAGCAGTTATTAATGTTGATCAATTAATTAGGTAAAGGCAATTTGACTGTGACATTGGCCTATACTAAAGTTACAAGAGGAAATTGTACTTTTCAATCATGAAAACAGGACAAAATATACTGCGACCCATCACTGTTGAATTGCCCTTTATGTAAGCTAGTATATAGACGTGTAGTGCTATATCAACTTGATTTGCAGctaatttttgttaataagtATTAGTCGTGATTGACAGGAAGCAAAGTatgatcataaaaataatactcaCCCATCTGCATTCCATGATGAAGATCTTTTCAGAGCTGGATATTCGTCCTTGTTTGTCTCTATTAAGCTTCCGCTCAAGTACTCTTCTAGCTTTGTGATTCCCTGATGCTCCACCCTCCTACTGATCTCTGCCACCGGTCCACGTGGCACCCTCGATTTGTAATGGGAAAGCCCATGATCTTTTCCGTAACCGCCGGGCCCACAGTCCTTGAACGACATTGACCCACACCATAATAATTGCATCAACACGGAAGAAGATCCTCTGCTCTTTCCATTCGATTCATCTGTTTCTGGACGTACGATTACCTTACCATCGGCTTTCATCAACGTTTCAAGTGTTTCCGGACTTGAATCAGACGGCGGAGGTGAAATGctaacttcttcttcttcctcttcaccAATTCCAATTTCTCTTCGCCGGCGACGGCGATCGTCTGTCTGAGTTGACGCATCAGCGCCGGCTTTGCCGGAGTATTCGTTACTGGACGACTCTGCTTTGTAGACTCTGTATTCGTGGAAGTCGGCAGAGCACCAGGACTGGTTGCGCCGCCGTGATACAGCCGGGAGTTTTCTCACTTCCGGCACCTGATTTTTAGATGTCAGCGttgttgcaccctcaacaagtTGTGATCCTTTGAGAACGTACTCTTGGCCGTGTGCTGGATATATAAAATCATGGTCCGCCAAATCGTGCCACACAAATCCATTTCTGTAGCTTCTGCATTGCAGAGAAAAGCACGACTTCCCATTTATGAATGCTAACTAATATCACATAGttaacaaaaagaagaagtaatTGACCTTTTGGCAGACCAGGAATAGAGGGAAGCGATGCCTTTTCCCCTGAGAAAATTCAAGCGGTTGATGACATCTGAGAATGACAATGACAAGTCAATGGTGAAAATTCCATCAATTAATTATTCTGGCAAATTAAGTATGTATGTGTACCTCTAAGATAAAGTCCTTCGTCAGGGGAAGAAAGTGTAACTTCCATGAAATGAGGATGTTCAAGTTGTCCATTTCTAGTGAGATAATAAACAACAGGCACTTTGCG
The DNA window shown above is from Solanum lycopersicum chromosome 11, SLM_r2.1 and carries:
- the LOC101267866 gene encoding protein SOSEKI 5: MATFVRAKDQKWKDRETSNKVWIENQNHKLKSERKVPVVYYLTRNGQLEHPHFMEVTLSSPDEGLYLRDVINRLNFLRGKGIASLYSWSAKRSYRNGFVWHDLADHDFIYPAHGQEYVLKGSQLVEGATTLTSKNQVPEVRKLPAVSRRRNQSWCSADFHEYRVYKAESSSNEYSGKAGADASTQTDDRRRRRREIGIGEEEEEEVSISPPPSDSSPETLETLMKADGKVIVRPETDESNGKSRGSSSVLMQLLWCGSMSFKDCGPGGYGKDHGLSHYKSRVPRGPVAEISRRVEHQGITKLEEYLSGSLIETNKDEYPALKRSSSWNADGSAKLEIREKEIERVRAKCIPTRPKNQSSRKELGSSIHLSSSSSTQQGSKRLVLPPQL